The following coding sequences lie in one Arachis ipaensis cultivar K30076 chromosome B05, Araip1.1, whole genome shotgun sequence genomic window:
- the LOC107644590 gene encoding TMV resistance protein N-like isoform X1 yields MPLQSSFSSFSTHSSSSSSYGYAWEYDVFISFRGEDTRYGFTGNLYKALFDKGVHTFIDDEELQRGDEITPSLLKAIEESRIAIIVLSPNYASSSFCLDELVHILHCIKGNNRLVLPVFYEADPSDVRHQRNSFGEAMAKHEEKFKSDLNKVHKWKQALHQVANLSGYHFKHGDGYEHKFIRNIVEEISRKIRRLPLFVARFPVGLDSLDSRVSKVISLLRMNSSDQVHMVGIHGVGGIGKTALACAVHNLIVDHFDGTCFLANVRENSKRHGLAYLQNILLSEILGKEEIKIVSVQQGTTQIQRRLCQKKVLLILDDVDDHKQLQAMAGKPNWFGLGSRVIITTRDTHLLKYHGVENTHEVEGLNEAESSQLLVKHAFKNGYVSSPSYADVLTRTITYASGLPLALEVIGSHLCGKKVEEWESALNKFERHLDDKIHEIFQVSFDALGKEEQSVFLDIACCFKGYKTKELTDILQAHYGSCMKYHIGVLVEKSLMKINQYDNNVTMHDLIESMGKEIALKESPEMPGKRSRLWFYEDIVKVLQDNLGTSTIEIIYLEFPVLEREGDEDSFEKEENKDVEVKWDGTAFKEMKNLKTLIIKNGCFSKCPKNLPNSLRVLEWWRYPSEWLPNDFQPKKLSILKLLNNLYLAHKLDSLSKKLVSLKVLNFFLFFLQMLISLKVLKFDYSDSLKKIPDVSNLQLLEEFSCVRCSNLVSVDSSVGFLPKLKILNAAFCFKLRSFPPVINLASLEELVLFGCSSLEKFPEILEEMENLKALYLWGTGIKDLPCSFCNLSRLRRLTLNANEMYRIPSVIGMMPRLFLCDIELGGNKGRVSGEQEEGLHGILTHSLPSADMRRLSITNSNLSDDFFPLAVAWFPNVISLVLGGNNFTVLPECIQQFRFLKELLVNDCKHLREIRGIPPNLEFFSAVNCKSLSERGTSVLLNQQVHQGRSTHFVMPGGSIPRGFEWRSSGASISFWFRGTKFPYNALCFAILLKDDFPSPLELRPIVTINGNLGSYRFERAMDQLFIFNLNSDPYYEALHLERGWNHAKLSYEAYKNYEDHKEKVPSESIGKEIGMHVWKEESSSIMEDIRFTDPYKMTQLIIMMIMLSIAFPNHKNHPLLLDTCIGLWMLLFLTHTLSGY; encoded by the exons ATGCCTCTTCAATCTTCCTTCTCCTCTTTTTCcacccattcttcttcttcttcttcctacgGCTATGCATGGGAATATGATGTGTTTATTAGTTTTAGAGGCGAAGATACTCGCTATGGTTTCACTGGCAACCTCTACAAAGCTCTTTTTGATAAAGGAGTCCACACCTTCATTGATGATGAGGAGCTTCAAAGAGGAGACGAAATCACACCCTCACTTCTCAAGGCAATTGAAGAGTCCAGGATTGCCATCATTGTCCTCTCTCCTAactatgcttcttcttctttttgcttAGACGAGCTTGTCCACATCCTTCACTGCATCAAGGGAAATAATCGCCTGGTTTTACCGGTTTTCTATGAGGCTGATCCTTCTGATGTGCGGCATCAAAGAAATAGTTTCGGAGAAGCAATGGCCAAGCATGAAGAGAAATTCAAGAGTGACTTGAACAAGGTGCACAAATGGAAGCAGGCTCTGCATCAAGTTGCTAATTTGTCAGGATATCATTTCAAACACGG AGATGGATATGAACATAAGTTTATCAGAAATATTGTGGAAGAAATTTCAAGAAAGATTAGACGTTTACCGTTGTTTGTTGCTCGTTTTCCTGTTGGACTAGATTCACTAGATTCTCGAGTGTCAAAAGTAATTTCACTTttgagaatgaattctagtgatCAAGTTCACATGGTAGGGATTCATGGAGTTGGTGGAATAGGAAAAACAGCACTTGCTTGTGCTGTTCATAATTTGATTGTTGACCATTTTGACGGTACGTGCTTTCTTGCAAATGTGAGAGAAAACTCAAAGAGACATGGCTTGGCTTATCTTCAAAATATCCTTCTCTCTGAGATATTAGGAAAGGAGGAAATTAAGATAGTCAGTGTTCAACAAGGAACTACTCAAATTCAACGAAGACTATGTCAAAAAAAAGTTCTTTTGATTTTAGATGACGTTGATGATCACAAGCAACTACAAGCTATGGCTGGAAAACCTAACTGGTTTGGTCTTGGAAGCAGAGTTATCATTACAACACGGGACACACATTTGCTAAAATATCATGGTGTTGAAAACACACATGAGGTAGAGGGATTAAATGAGGCAGAGTCTTCTCAATTGCTTGTTAAACATGCATTTAAAAATGGTTATGTTAGCAGCCCAAGTTATGCAGATGTTTTGACCCGTACAATAACTTATGCTTCTGGTCTTCCATTGGCTTTGGAAGTAATAGGTAGTCACTTGTGTGGAAAAAAAGTAGAAGAATGGGAATCTGCATTGAATAAATTTGAAAGACATCTTGATGATAAAATACATGAGATATTTCAAGTAAGTTTTGATGCTTTGGGAAAAGAAGAGCAGAGTGTTTTTCTTGATATTGCCTGTTGTTTTAAAGGATATAAAACAAAGGAACTTACAGATATACTTCAAGCTCATTATGGAAGTTGCATGAAATATCATATTGGAGTGTTGGTTGAAAAATCTCTCATGAAGATCAATCAATATGATAACAATGTGACAATGCATGATTTGATAGAGAGCATGGGCAAAGAAATTGCACTAAAAGAATCACCAGAAATGCCTGGAAAGCGTAGTAGGTTGTGGTTCTACGAAGATATAGTTAAAGTTTTACAAGATAATCTA GGTACTAGCACCATTGAAATCATATATTTGGAATTTCCCGTATTGGAAAGGGAAGGAGATGAAGATTCatttgaaaaagaggaaaataAAGATGTTGAAGTAAAATGGGACGGAACAGCTTTTAAAGAGATGAAAAATCTCAAAACGCTTATCATAAAAAATGGTTGTTTTTCTAAATGTCCCAAAAATCTTCCAAACAGTTTAAGGGTATTGGAATGGTGGAGATATCCTTCAGAATGGCTACCAAATGATTTTCAACCAAAGAAACTCTCCATACTCAAGTTATTGAATAATCTCTATTTAGCACACAAGTTGGATAGCTTATCCAAG aaGTTGGTGAgtttaaaagttttgaattttttcttgttttttctccAGATGTTGATCTCCTTGAAAGTTTTGAAGTTTGATTACAGTGATTCTTTGAAAAAGATACCAGATGTCTCCAATCTTCAACTTTTAGAAGAATTTTCTTGTGTAAGATGtagtaatttagtctcagttGACAGTTCAGTTGGTTTTTTACCTAAACTTAAAATATTGAATGCTGCATTCTGCTTCAAGCTCAGAAGTTTTCCACCTGTTATTAATTTGGCCTCACTGGAAGAACTCGTTCTATTTGGATGCTCAAGCCTTGAGAAATTTCCAGAAATTCTGGAAGAGATGGAAAATCTAAAAGCGCTTTATTTGTGGGGCACTGGCATAAAAGATTTGCCATGTTCATTTTGTAACCTTTCTAGATTGCGGCGTTTGACTTTGAATGCGAATGAAATGTATAGAATACCAAGTGTCATTGGCATGATGCCACGCCTGTTTTTGTGTGATATTGAGTTAGGAGGAAATAAGGGGAGGGTATCAGGAGAGCAGGAAGAGGGGCTTCATGGAATACTCACTCACTCCCTCCCCTCTGCAGATATGAGACGTCTTTCAATCACAAACAGCAATTTGTCAGATGACTTTTTTCCACTAGCTGTTGCATGGTTTCCCAATGTGATATCTTTAGTTCTAGGAGGCAATAATTTCACAGTCCTTCCTGAATGCATCCAACAATTTCGCTTTCTGAAGGAGCTCCTTGTGAATGATTGCAAGCATCTTCGGGAGATTAGAGGGATTCCACCAAACTTGGAATTCTTCTCAGCAGTAAACTGCAAATCATTGAGTGAGAGGGGCACAAGCGTGTTACTCAATCAG CAAGTGCACCAGGGTAGAAGCACCCACTTTGTGATGCCAGGTGGAAGCATTCCAAGGGGGTTTGAGTGGCGCAGCAGTGGAGCTTCTATTTCTTTCTGGTTTCGTGGCACCAAATTCCCTTACAATGCTCTTTGCTTTGCAATTCTACTCAAAGATGACTTCCCTTCCCCACTTGAATTAAGACCCATTGTGACCATCAATGGCAACCTAGGTTCATATCGATTCGAGAGAGCAATGgatcaattatttatttttaatctgAACAGTGATCCTTATTATGAAGCACTACATCTTGAAAGAGGATGGAATCATGCGAAGCTTTCATATGAAGCATATAAGAATTATGAGGATCATAAGGAAAAGGTCCCAAGTGAGTCAATTGGAAAAGAGATTGGAATGCACGTATGGAAGGAAGAGAGTAGTAGTATAATGGAAGATATTCGATTCACTGATCCATACAAAATGACACAACTAATTATAATGATGATCATGCTCTCAATAGCATTCCCCAACCATAAGAACCACCCCTTGCTCCTGGATACATGCATTGGTTTGTGGATGTTGCTGTTTCTAACACACACACTTTCTGGATATTAA
- the LOC107644590 gene encoding TMV resistance protein N-like isoform X2, with translation MPLQSSFSSFSTHSSSSSSYGYAWEYDVFISFRGEDTRYGFTGNLYKALFDKGVHTFIDDEELQRGDEITPSLLKAIEESRIAIIVLSPNYASSSFCLDELVHILHCIKGNNRLVLPVFYEADPSDVRHQRNSFGEAMAKHEEKFKSDLNKVHKWKQALHQVANLSGYHFKHGDGYEHKFIRNIVEEISRKIRRLPLFVARFPVGLDSLDSRVSKVISLLRMNSSDQVHMVGIHGVGGIGKTALACAVHNLIVDHFDGTCFLANVRENSKRHGLAYLQNILLSEILGKEEIKIVSVQQGTTQIQRRLCQKKVLLILDDVDDHKQLQAMAGKPNWFGLGSRVIITTRDTHLLKYHGVENTHEVEGLNEAESSQLLVKHAFKNGYVSSPSYADVLTRTITYASGLPLALEVIGSHLCGKKVEEWESALNKFERHLDDKIHEIFQVSFDALGKEEQSVFLDIACCFKGYKTKELTDILQAHYGSCMKYHIGVLVEKSLMKINQYDNNVTMHDLIESMGKEIALKESPEMPGKRSRLWFYEDIVKVLQDNLGTSTIEIIYLEFPVLEREGDEDSFEKEENKDVEVKWDGTAFKEMKNLKTLIIKNGCFSKCPKNLPNSLRVLEWWRYPSEWLPNDFQPKKLSILKLLNNLYLAHKLDSLSKMLISLKVLKFDYSDSLKKIPDVSNLQLLEEFSCVRCSNLVSVDSSVGFLPKLKILNAAFCFKLRSFPPVINLASLEELVLFGCSSLEKFPEILEEMENLKALYLWGTGIKDLPCSFCNLSRLRRLTLNANEMYRIPSVIGMMPRLFLCDIELGGNKGRVSGEQEEGLHGILTHSLPSADMRRLSITNSNLSDDFFPLAVAWFPNVISLVLGGNNFTVLPECIQQFRFLKELLVNDCKHLREIRGIPPNLEFFSAVNCKSLSERGTSVLLNQQVHQGRSTHFVMPGGSIPRGFEWRSSGASISFWFRGTKFPYNALCFAILLKDDFPSPLELRPIVTINGNLGSYRFERAMDQLFIFNLNSDPYYEALHLERGWNHAKLSYEAYKNYEDHKEKVPSESIGKEIGMHVWKEESSSIMEDIRFTDPYKMTQLIIMMIMLSIAFPNHKNHPLLLDTCIGLWMLLFLTHTLSGY, from the exons ATGCCTCTTCAATCTTCCTTCTCCTCTTTTTCcacccattcttcttcttcttcttcctacgGCTATGCATGGGAATATGATGTGTTTATTAGTTTTAGAGGCGAAGATACTCGCTATGGTTTCACTGGCAACCTCTACAAAGCTCTTTTTGATAAAGGAGTCCACACCTTCATTGATGATGAGGAGCTTCAAAGAGGAGACGAAATCACACCCTCACTTCTCAAGGCAATTGAAGAGTCCAGGATTGCCATCATTGTCCTCTCTCCTAactatgcttcttcttctttttgcttAGACGAGCTTGTCCACATCCTTCACTGCATCAAGGGAAATAATCGCCTGGTTTTACCGGTTTTCTATGAGGCTGATCCTTCTGATGTGCGGCATCAAAGAAATAGTTTCGGAGAAGCAATGGCCAAGCATGAAGAGAAATTCAAGAGTGACTTGAACAAGGTGCACAAATGGAAGCAGGCTCTGCATCAAGTTGCTAATTTGTCAGGATATCATTTCAAACACGG AGATGGATATGAACATAAGTTTATCAGAAATATTGTGGAAGAAATTTCAAGAAAGATTAGACGTTTACCGTTGTTTGTTGCTCGTTTTCCTGTTGGACTAGATTCACTAGATTCTCGAGTGTCAAAAGTAATTTCACTTttgagaatgaattctagtgatCAAGTTCACATGGTAGGGATTCATGGAGTTGGTGGAATAGGAAAAACAGCACTTGCTTGTGCTGTTCATAATTTGATTGTTGACCATTTTGACGGTACGTGCTTTCTTGCAAATGTGAGAGAAAACTCAAAGAGACATGGCTTGGCTTATCTTCAAAATATCCTTCTCTCTGAGATATTAGGAAAGGAGGAAATTAAGATAGTCAGTGTTCAACAAGGAACTACTCAAATTCAACGAAGACTATGTCAAAAAAAAGTTCTTTTGATTTTAGATGACGTTGATGATCACAAGCAACTACAAGCTATGGCTGGAAAACCTAACTGGTTTGGTCTTGGAAGCAGAGTTATCATTACAACACGGGACACACATTTGCTAAAATATCATGGTGTTGAAAACACACATGAGGTAGAGGGATTAAATGAGGCAGAGTCTTCTCAATTGCTTGTTAAACATGCATTTAAAAATGGTTATGTTAGCAGCCCAAGTTATGCAGATGTTTTGACCCGTACAATAACTTATGCTTCTGGTCTTCCATTGGCTTTGGAAGTAATAGGTAGTCACTTGTGTGGAAAAAAAGTAGAAGAATGGGAATCTGCATTGAATAAATTTGAAAGACATCTTGATGATAAAATACATGAGATATTTCAAGTAAGTTTTGATGCTTTGGGAAAAGAAGAGCAGAGTGTTTTTCTTGATATTGCCTGTTGTTTTAAAGGATATAAAACAAAGGAACTTACAGATATACTTCAAGCTCATTATGGAAGTTGCATGAAATATCATATTGGAGTGTTGGTTGAAAAATCTCTCATGAAGATCAATCAATATGATAACAATGTGACAATGCATGATTTGATAGAGAGCATGGGCAAAGAAATTGCACTAAAAGAATCACCAGAAATGCCTGGAAAGCGTAGTAGGTTGTGGTTCTACGAAGATATAGTTAAAGTTTTACAAGATAATCTA GGTACTAGCACCATTGAAATCATATATTTGGAATTTCCCGTATTGGAAAGGGAAGGAGATGAAGATTCatttgaaaaagaggaaaataAAGATGTTGAAGTAAAATGGGACGGAACAGCTTTTAAAGAGATGAAAAATCTCAAAACGCTTATCATAAAAAATGGTTGTTTTTCTAAATGTCCCAAAAATCTTCCAAACAGTTTAAGGGTATTGGAATGGTGGAGATATCCTTCAGAATGGCTACCAAATGATTTTCAACCAAAGAAACTCTCCATACTCAAGTTATTGAATAATCTCTATTTAGCACACAAGTTGGATAGCTTATCCAAG ATGTTGATCTCCTTGAAAGTTTTGAAGTTTGATTACAGTGATTCTTTGAAAAAGATACCAGATGTCTCCAATCTTCAACTTTTAGAAGAATTTTCTTGTGTAAGATGtagtaatttagtctcagttGACAGTTCAGTTGGTTTTTTACCTAAACTTAAAATATTGAATGCTGCATTCTGCTTCAAGCTCAGAAGTTTTCCACCTGTTATTAATTTGGCCTCACTGGAAGAACTCGTTCTATTTGGATGCTCAAGCCTTGAGAAATTTCCAGAAATTCTGGAAGAGATGGAAAATCTAAAAGCGCTTTATTTGTGGGGCACTGGCATAAAAGATTTGCCATGTTCATTTTGTAACCTTTCTAGATTGCGGCGTTTGACTTTGAATGCGAATGAAATGTATAGAATACCAAGTGTCATTGGCATGATGCCACGCCTGTTTTTGTGTGATATTGAGTTAGGAGGAAATAAGGGGAGGGTATCAGGAGAGCAGGAAGAGGGGCTTCATGGAATACTCACTCACTCCCTCCCCTCTGCAGATATGAGACGTCTTTCAATCACAAACAGCAATTTGTCAGATGACTTTTTTCCACTAGCTGTTGCATGGTTTCCCAATGTGATATCTTTAGTTCTAGGAGGCAATAATTTCACAGTCCTTCCTGAATGCATCCAACAATTTCGCTTTCTGAAGGAGCTCCTTGTGAATGATTGCAAGCATCTTCGGGAGATTAGAGGGATTCCACCAAACTTGGAATTCTTCTCAGCAGTAAACTGCAAATCATTGAGTGAGAGGGGCACAAGCGTGTTACTCAATCAG CAAGTGCACCAGGGTAGAAGCACCCACTTTGTGATGCCAGGTGGAAGCATTCCAAGGGGGTTTGAGTGGCGCAGCAGTGGAGCTTCTATTTCTTTCTGGTTTCGTGGCACCAAATTCCCTTACAATGCTCTTTGCTTTGCAATTCTACTCAAAGATGACTTCCCTTCCCCACTTGAATTAAGACCCATTGTGACCATCAATGGCAACCTAGGTTCATATCGATTCGAGAGAGCAATGgatcaattatttatttttaatctgAACAGTGATCCTTATTATGAAGCACTACATCTTGAAAGAGGATGGAATCATGCGAAGCTTTCATATGAAGCATATAAGAATTATGAGGATCATAAGGAAAAGGTCCCAAGTGAGTCAATTGGAAAAGAGATTGGAATGCACGTATGGAAGGAAGAGAGTAGTAGTATAATGGAAGATATTCGATTCACTGATCCATACAAAATGACACAACTAATTATAATGATGATCATGCTCTCAATAGCATTCCCCAACCATAAGAACCACCCCTTGCTCCTGGATACATGCATTGGTTTGTGGATGTTGCTGTTTCTAACACACACACTTTCTGGATATTAA
- the LOC107644590 gene encoding TMV resistance protein N-like isoform X3, giving the protein MPLQSSFSSFSTHSSSSSSYGYAWEYDVFISFRGEDTRYGFTGNLYKALFDKGVHTFIDDEELQRGDEITPSLLKAIEESRIAIIVLSPNYASSSFCLDELVHILHCIKGNNRLVLPVFYEADPSDVRHQRNSFGEAMAKHEEKFKSDLNKVHKWKQALHQVANLSGYHFKHGDGYEHKFIRNIVEEISRKIRRLPLFVARFPVGLDSLDSRVSKVISLLRMNSSDQVHMVGIHGVGGIGKTALACAVHNLIVDHFDGTCFLANVRENSKRHGLAYLQNILLSEILGKEEIKIVSVQQGTTQIQRRLCQKKVLLILDDVDDHKQLQAMAGKPNWFGLGSRVIITTRDTHLLKYHGVENTHEVEGLNEAESSQLLVKHAFKNGYVSSPSYADVLTRTITYASGLPLALEVIGSHLCGKKVEEWESALNKFERHLDDKIHEIFQVSFDALGKEEQSVFLDIACCFKGYKTKELTDILQAHYGSCMKYHIGVLVEKSLMKINQYDNNVTMHDLIESMGKEIALKESPEMPGKRSRLWFYEDIVKVLQDNLMLISLKVLKFDYSDSLKKIPDVSNLQLLEEFSCVRCSNLVSVDSSVGFLPKLKILNAAFCFKLRSFPPVINLASLEELVLFGCSSLEKFPEILEEMENLKALYLWGTGIKDLPCSFCNLSRLRRLTLNANEMYRIPSVIGMMPRLFLCDIELGGNKGRVSGEQEEGLHGILTHSLPSADMRRLSITNSNLSDDFFPLAVAWFPNVISLVLGGNNFTVLPECIQQFRFLKELLVNDCKHLREIRGIPPNLEFFSAVNCKSLSERGTSVLLNQQVHQGRSTHFVMPGGSIPRGFEWRSSGASISFWFRGTKFPYNALCFAILLKDDFPSPLELRPIVTINGNLGSYRFERAMDQLFIFNLNSDPYYEALHLERGWNHAKLSYEAYKNYEDHKEKVPSESIGKEIGMHVWKEESSSIMEDIRFTDPYKMTQLIIMMIMLSIAFPNHKNHPLLLDTCIGLWMLLFLTHTLSGY; this is encoded by the exons ATGCCTCTTCAATCTTCCTTCTCCTCTTTTTCcacccattcttcttcttcttcttcctacgGCTATGCATGGGAATATGATGTGTTTATTAGTTTTAGAGGCGAAGATACTCGCTATGGTTTCACTGGCAACCTCTACAAAGCTCTTTTTGATAAAGGAGTCCACACCTTCATTGATGATGAGGAGCTTCAAAGAGGAGACGAAATCACACCCTCACTTCTCAAGGCAATTGAAGAGTCCAGGATTGCCATCATTGTCCTCTCTCCTAactatgcttcttcttctttttgcttAGACGAGCTTGTCCACATCCTTCACTGCATCAAGGGAAATAATCGCCTGGTTTTACCGGTTTTCTATGAGGCTGATCCTTCTGATGTGCGGCATCAAAGAAATAGTTTCGGAGAAGCAATGGCCAAGCATGAAGAGAAATTCAAGAGTGACTTGAACAAGGTGCACAAATGGAAGCAGGCTCTGCATCAAGTTGCTAATTTGTCAGGATATCATTTCAAACACGG AGATGGATATGAACATAAGTTTATCAGAAATATTGTGGAAGAAATTTCAAGAAAGATTAGACGTTTACCGTTGTTTGTTGCTCGTTTTCCTGTTGGACTAGATTCACTAGATTCTCGAGTGTCAAAAGTAATTTCACTTttgagaatgaattctagtgatCAAGTTCACATGGTAGGGATTCATGGAGTTGGTGGAATAGGAAAAACAGCACTTGCTTGTGCTGTTCATAATTTGATTGTTGACCATTTTGACGGTACGTGCTTTCTTGCAAATGTGAGAGAAAACTCAAAGAGACATGGCTTGGCTTATCTTCAAAATATCCTTCTCTCTGAGATATTAGGAAAGGAGGAAATTAAGATAGTCAGTGTTCAACAAGGAACTACTCAAATTCAACGAAGACTATGTCAAAAAAAAGTTCTTTTGATTTTAGATGACGTTGATGATCACAAGCAACTACAAGCTATGGCTGGAAAACCTAACTGGTTTGGTCTTGGAAGCAGAGTTATCATTACAACACGGGACACACATTTGCTAAAATATCATGGTGTTGAAAACACACATGAGGTAGAGGGATTAAATGAGGCAGAGTCTTCTCAATTGCTTGTTAAACATGCATTTAAAAATGGTTATGTTAGCAGCCCAAGTTATGCAGATGTTTTGACCCGTACAATAACTTATGCTTCTGGTCTTCCATTGGCTTTGGAAGTAATAGGTAGTCACTTGTGTGGAAAAAAAGTAGAAGAATGGGAATCTGCATTGAATAAATTTGAAAGACATCTTGATGATAAAATACATGAGATATTTCAAGTAAGTTTTGATGCTTTGGGAAAAGAAGAGCAGAGTGTTTTTCTTGATATTGCCTGTTGTTTTAAAGGATATAAAACAAAGGAACTTACAGATATACTTCAAGCTCATTATGGAAGTTGCATGAAATATCATATTGGAGTGTTGGTTGAAAAATCTCTCATGAAGATCAATCAATATGATAACAATGTGACAATGCATGATTTGATAGAGAGCATGGGCAAAGAAATTGCACTAAAAGAATCACCAGAAATGCCTGGAAAGCGTAGTAGGTTGTGGTTCTACGAAGATATAGTTAAAGTTTTACAAGATAATCTA ATGTTGATCTCCTTGAAAGTTTTGAAGTTTGATTACAGTGATTCTTTGAAAAAGATACCAGATGTCTCCAATCTTCAACTTTTAGAAGAATTTTCTTGTGTAAGATGtagtaatttagtctcagttGACAGTTCAGTTGGTTTTTTACCTAAACTTAAAATATTGAATGCTGCATTCTGCTTCAAGCTCAGAAGTTTTCCACCTGTTATTAATTTGGCCTCACTGGAAGAACTCGTTCTATTTGGATGCTCAAGCCTTGAGAAATTTCCAGAAATTCTGGAAGAGATGGAAAATCTAAAAGCGCTTTATTTGTGGGGCACTGGCATAAAAGATTTGCCATGTTCATTTTGTAACCTTTCTAGATTGCGGCGTTTGACTTTGAATGCGAATGAAATGTATAGAATACCAAGTGTCATTGGCATGATGCCACGCCTGTTTTTGTGTGATATTGAGTTAGGAGGAAATAAGGGGAGGGTATCAGGAGAGCAGGAAGAGGGGCTTCATGGAATACTCACTCACTCCCTCCCCTCTGCAGATATGAGACGTCTTTCAATCACAAACAGCAATTTGTCAGATGACTTTTTTCCACTAGCTGTTGCATGGTTTCCCAATGTGATATCTTTAGTTCTAGGAGGCAATAATTTCACAGTCCTTCCTGAATGCATCCAACAATTTCGCTTTCTGAAGGAGCTCCTTGTGAATGATTGCAAGCATCTTCGGGAGATTAGAGGGATTCCACCAAACTTGGAATTCTTCTCAGCAGTAAACTGCAAATCATTGAGTGAGAGGGGCACAAGCGTGTTACTCAATCAG CAAGTGCACCAGGGTAGAAGCACCCACTTTGTGATGCCAGGTGGAAGCATTCCAAGGGGGTTTGAGTGGCGCAGCAGTGGAGCTTCTATTTCTTTCTGGTTTCGTGGCACCAAATTCCCTTACAATGCTCTTTGCTTTGCAATTCTACTCAAAGATGACTTCCCTTCCCCACTTGAATTAAGACCCATTGTGACCATCAATGGCAACCTAGGTTCATATCGATTCGAGAGAGCAATGgatcaattatttatttttaatctgAACAGTGATCCTTATTATGAAGCACTACATCTTGAAAGAGGATGGAATCATGCGAAGCTTTCATATGAAGCATATAAGAATTATGAGGATCATAAGGAAAAGGTCCCAAGTGAGTCAATTGGAAAAGAGATTGGAATGCACGTATGGAAGGAAGAGAGTAGTAGTATAATGGAAGATATTCGATTCACTGATCCATACAAAATGACACAACTAATTATAATGATGATCATGCTCTCAATAGCATTCCCCAACCATAAGAACCACCCCTTGCTCCTGGATACATGCATTGGTTTGTGGATGTTGCTGTTTCTAACACACACACTTTCTGGATATTAA